A genomic window from Pseudonocardia broussonetiae includes:
- a CDS encoding MarR family winged helix-turn-helix transcriptional regulator, with product MTEEPSSLDSVQLGAYFALMEVANLLRHAVEQQLREAGGLSYVQFQLLAQLGLGSPTGSRRMTDLADGVVYSRSGLTYQAGLLEKAGLVSRSPSADDERGVTVTITDAGRALLAKVLPGHTEVLEQQLFGPLSREDAQALAALLSPVRDHMRAAPPRSAARRRR from the coding sequence GTGACCGAGGAGCCGTCGTCCCTGGACTCCGTGCAGCTGGGCGCGTACTTCGCCCTCATGGAGGTGGCGAACCTGCTCCGGCACGCGGTCGAGCAGCAGCTGCGCGAGGCGGGCGGCCTCAGCTACGTGCAGTTCCAGCTGCTGGCGCAGCTCGGTCTCGGCTCGCCGACGGGCAGCAGGCGGATGACCGACCTGGCCGACGGCGTCGTCTACAGCCGCAGCGGCCTGACCTACCAGGCCGGGCTCCTCGAGAAGGCCGGCCTGGTCTCGCGATCGCCCTCGGCGGACGACGAGCGGGGGGTCACGGTCACGATCACCGACGCCGGACGGGCGCTGCTGGCGAAGGTGCTGCCCGGCCACACCGAGGTGCTGGAGCAGCAGCTGTTCGGGCCGCTCTCCCGCGAGGACGCCCAGGCCCTGGCCGCCCTGCTGTCGCCGGTGCGCGACCACATGCGCGCGGCGCCGCCGCGCTCCGCCGCCCGCCGGCGGCGGTGA
- a CDS encoding ATP-binding cassette domain-containing protein, which yields MIETRSLTKRYGPTLAVDDLSFTVRPGRVTGFLGPNGSGKSTTMRMILGLDGPTSGEALVQGKPYRQLDRPLRTVGALLDAGWVHPHRSARAHLRWLARSNELPPSRVDDVLDQVGLTAVADRRAGGFSLGMSQRLGIAGALLGDPEILLFDEPVNGLDPEGIVWIRHFMQRLAGEGRTVLVSSHLLPEMALTATDLVVIGRGRLITQCSTAAFVDGAAESTVRVRSPQVPELAVALRRHGLGVAPGEDGHALVVTGADTARVGELAAGAGVVLHELSAVRGSLEEAFMQITGHDVEYVAGGPVDDDRAVALAAARR from the coding sequence ATGATCGAGACCCGCAGTCTGACCAAGCGCTACGGCCCCACCCTGGCCGTCGACGACCTGTCCTTCACCGTCCGGCCCGGACGGGTGACCGGCTTCCTGGGCCCCAACGGATCGGGCAAGTCCACCACGATGCGGATGATCCTCGGGCTGGACGGACCGACCAGCGGCGAGGCGTTGGTCCAGGGGAAGCCCTACCGGCAGCTCGACCGTCCGCTGCGCACGGTCGGGGCCCTGCTCGACGCCGGGTGGGTCCATCCCCACCGCTCGGCCCGCGCGCACCTGCGCTGGCTGGCGAGGTCGAACGAGCTGCCCCCGAGCCGCGTCGACGACGTGCTCGACCAGGTGGGACTCACCGCCGTCGCCGACCGCAGGGCCGGCGGGTTCTCCCTCGGCATGTCCCAGCGCCTGGGCATCGCGGGAGCCCTGCTGGGCGATCCGGAGATCCTGCTGTTCGACGAACCCGTCAACGGGCTCGACCCGGAGGGCATCGTCTGGATCCGGCACTTCATGCAGCGCCTCGCCGGTGAGGGCCGCACCGTGCTCGTCTCCAGCCACCTCCTGCCGGAGATGGCGCTCACCGCCACCGACCTCGTCGTCATCGGGCGCGGCCGGCTGATCACCCAGTGCAGTACGGCGGCGTTCGTCGACGGGGCGGCGGAGTCGACCGTCCGGGTGCGCAGCCCGCAGGTCCCGGAGCTGGCCGTGGCGCTGAGGCGGCACGGACTCGGCGTCGCCCCCGGCGAGGACGGCCACGCGCTGGTCGTCACCGGGGCCGACACCGCCCGCGTCGGCGAGCTCGCCGCGGGGGCGGGTGTGGTGCTGCACGAACTCTCCGCGGTCCGCGGATCACTCGAGGAGGCCTTCATGCAGATCACCGGGCACGACGTGGAGTACGTCGCCGGAGGACCCGTGGACGACGACCGGGCCGTGGCACTCGCCGCGGCGAGGAGGTGA
- a CDS encoding SDR family NAD(P)-dependent oxidoreductase → MTAPTGSLDGKVVIVTGGLGGIGAATARLLAGAGARVVVTDVVDDGGKDLAEELSGLRGEASFVPADLTDEAQVQALVQHAVDWFGRLDGAFNNAGVSQAGTPLVELTSEAFESVLRTNALSVFLCLKHQMAAMADGGSVVNTSSALGVMGALGQAGYIASKHAVCGLTRAAAVEGAERGIRVNAILPGVVDTPMQTAAHGSVDAQASQERARRLHLLGRMAEPQEVGHLARWLLSDEASFVTGALLPVEGGLLAGRRL, encoded by the coding sequence GTGACGGCACCGACGGGGTCGCTCGACGGGAAGGTCGTCATCGTCACCGGTGGCCTCGGGGGCATCGGCGCGGCCACGGCCCGGCTGCTGGCCGGGGCGGGTGCCCGGGTGGTGGTCACCGACGTCGTCGACGACGGCGGGAAGGACCTCGCCGAGGAGCTGTCCGGCCTGCGGGGAGAGGCGTCGTTCGTCCCGGCCGACCTCACCGACGAGGCGCAGGTGCAGGCGCTCGTGCAGCACGCCGTCGACTGGTTCGGCCGGCTCGACGGGGCGTTCAACAACGCCGGCGTCTCCCAGGCCGGGACGCCGCTCGTCGAGCTCACCTCGGAGGCGTTCGAGAGCGTCCTGCGCACGAACGCGCTGAGCGTCTTCCTCTGCCTCAAGCACCAGATGGCGGCGATGGCGGACGGCGGTTCCGTCGTCAACACCTCCTCGGCCCTCGGCGTGATGGGCGCGCTCGGGCAGGCGGGGTACATCGCCTCGAAGCACGCCGTGTGCGGCCTGACCCGGGCGGCGGCCGTCGAGGGCGCGGAGCGGGGCATCCGGGTCAACGCGATCCTCCCGGGGGTCGTCGACACGCCGATGCAGACGGCCGCGCACGGCTCGGTCGACGCGCAGGCCTCGCAGGAGCGGGCCCGGCGGCTGCACCTCCTCGGGCGCATGGCCGAGCCGCAGGAGGTCGGGCACCTGGCGCGGTGGCTGCTGTCGGACGAGGCCTCCTTCGTGACCGGCGCGCTCCTGCCCGTCGAAGGTGGACTGCTCGCGGGGCGACGCCTGTGA
- a CDS encoding helix-turn-helix transcriptional regulator, with protein sequence MADSAARLLALLSLLQVRPDWTGTELADRLGVTSRTVRHDVGRLRELGYPVDATRGAAGGYRLGAGGKLPPLLLDDEEAVAVAVGLRAATGIAGIGESSGRALAKLLQVLPHRLRPTVAALSSVLDRAPENTDTDAPDPEVDHAVLTAIAKAVSDAHLLRFDYRGALRLVEPYRLLSWTRRWYLVARDPASGDWETFRADWVEPRMPTGRRFPPQPLHGGDYTAFAMQSIAASGWKVHARLRIAAPAEAVLDRIHAAVGVVESVSATESVLVTGADSLETIAAYIGMLGMDFTVESPPELLPHLRHLAEVYLRAVAPGVTGG encoded by the coding sequence GTGGCCGACAGCGCTGCCCGACTCCTGGCCCTGCTCTCCCTGCTCCAGGTGCGGCCCGACTGGACGGGCACGGAGCTGGCCGACCGCCTCGGCGTCACCAGCCGGACCGTCCGGCACGACGTCGGCCGGCTGCGCGAGCTCGGCTACCCCGTCGACGCCACGCGGGGCGCGGCGGGCGGCTACCGCCTCGGCGCGGGCGGCAAGCTGCCGCCGCTGCTGCTCGACGACGAGGAGGCCGTGGCCGTCGCGGTCGGCCTGCGCGCGGCGACGGGCATCGCCGGGATCGGCGAGTCGAGCGGGCGGGCACTGGCGAAGCTGCTGCAGGTGCTCCCGCACCGGCTGCGCCCGACGGTGGCGGCGCTGTCGTCGGTGCTGGACCGGGCCCCGGAGAACACCGACACCGACGCGCCGGACCCGGAGGTGGACCACGCCGTGCTCACGGCGATCGCGAAGGCGGTCAGCGACGCCCACCTCCTGCGCTTCGACTACCGCGGCGCGCTGCGGCTCGTCGAGCCCTACCGCCTGCTGAGCTGGACCCGCCGCTGGTACCTCGTGGCCCGCGACCCGGCGTCGGGCGACTGGGAGACGTTCCGGGCCGACTGGGTCGAGCCCCGGATGCCGACGGGGCGCCGCTTCCCGCCGCAGCCGCTGCACGGCGGCGACTACACGGCCTTCGCGATGCAGTCGATCGCCGCGAGCGGCTGGAAGGTGCACGCCCGGCTGCGCATCGCCGCGCCCGCGGAGGCGGTGCTCGACCGCATCCACGCGGCGGTCGGCGTGGTGGAGTCGGTCTCGGCGACGGAGTCGGTGCTGGTCACCGGGGCCGACAGCCTCGAGACCATCGCCGCCTACATCGGCATGCTCGGCATGGACTTCACCGTCGAGTCCCCGCCCGAGCTGCTCCCCCACCTGCGGCACCTCGCGGAGGTCTACCTGCGGGCCGTGGCGCCGGGCGTCACGGGCGGGTAG
- a CDS encoding 2'-5' RNA ligase family protein, producing MDDRPLILTLRLDPASQERFDALRRAHFPSGRNHLAAHVTLFHALPAVHADDVRADLAEATGRAPFAVEVAGLRSLGRGVAYVLRSPELDALRAALAGRWRPWLTPQDAQRFSAHVTVQNKVAPDAARALLDALTAEFVPGTARAEGLDLWRYAGGPWEFDGGYGFRPGPPD from the coding sequence ATGGACGACCGGCCCCTGATCCTCACGCTCCGCCTGGACCCGGCGTCGCAGGAGCGGTTCGACGCACTGCGCCGCGCGCACTTCCCGTCCGGTCGCAACCACCTCGCCGCGCACGTCACGCTGTTCCACGCGCTACCGGCCGTGCACGCGGACGACGTGCGCGCGGACCTCGCGGAGGCGACCGGCCGCGCGCCGTTCGCCGTCGAGGTCGCGGGCCTCCGGTCGCTCGGCCGCGGCGTCGCGTACGTCCTGCGCAGCCCCGAGCTCGACGCGCTGCGCGCCGCGCTCGCCGGCCGCTGGCGTCCGTGGCTCACTCCCCAGGACGCCCAGCGGTTCTCCGCCCACGTCACGGTGCAGAACAAGGTGGCGCCCGACGCCGCCCGCGCCCTGCTCGACGCGCTGACGGCCGAGTTCGTCCCCGGCACCGCCCGCGCCGAGGGCCTGGACCTCTGGCGCTACGCCGGCGGGCCGTGGGAGTTCGACGGCGGGTACGGGTTCCGGCCCGGTCCCCCGGACTGA
- a CDS encoding NADP-dependent oxidoreductase translates to MKAVRFHEYGEPDVLRYEDVEVPVAGPGQVRVRVAATTFNGVDGNIRAGFMQGPMPLSLPHVPGLDVAGTIDALGEGVSGLAVGDEVIGFLPFVADGAAAEYVLAPAEVLAPAPTSIPLADAAALPVVGLTAWQALVDHARLEPGQRLLISGAGGAVGGYAVQLAKATGAHVIATASPRSSERVARAGADEVVDHTTTDLVAAVTEPVDVLLNLAPIDPARFAALTALVRDGGVVVSTTVWMPAPADEDRGVRAVDLYVRSDPAQLSELVARVDRGELTVDVAERVALAELAPVHARAAAGTLPGKVVVLPTPA, encoded by the coding sequence ATGAAGGCAGTCCGCTTCCACGAGTACGGCGAGCCCGACGTCCTGCGCTACGAGGACGTCGAGGTGCCCGTCGCCGGCCCCGGGCAGGTGCGGGTGCGGGTCGCCGCGACGACGTTCAACGGCGTCGACGGCAACATCCGCGCCGGGTTCATGCAGGGCCCGATGCCCCTGAGCCTCCCGCACGTCCCCGGCCTGGACGTCGCGGGAACGATCGACGCGCTGGGCGAGGGCGTGAGCGGCCTCGCGGTCGGCGACGAGGTGATCGGCTTCCTCCCGTTCGTCGCCGACGGCGCCGCCGCGGAGTACGTCCTCGCCCCCGCCGAGGTCCTGGCGCCGGCCCCGACGAGCATCCCGCTCGCCGACGCGGCCGCACTGCCCGTGGTCGGCCTCACGGCCTGGCAGGCCCTCGTCGACCACGCCCGGCTCGAGCCCGGGCAGCGCCTCCTGATCAGCGGCGCCGGTGGGGCCGTGGGCGGCTACGCGGTGCAGCTGGCCAAGGCGACGGGCGCCCACGTGATCGCCACCGCGAGCCCCCGCAGCAGCGAGCGCGTGGCGAGGGCGGGTGCCGACGAGGTCGTCGACCACACCACCACCGACCTGGTCGCCGCCGTCACCGAGCCGGTCGACGTCCTGCTCAACCTCGCCCCGATCGACCCCGCCCGGTTCGCGGCCCTGACCGCCCTGGTCCGCGACGGCGGCGTCGTGGTCAGCACCACCGTCTGGATGCCCGCCCCCGCCGACGAGGACCGCGGCGTGCGCGCCGTCGACCTGTACGTCCGCAGCGACCCGGCCCAGCTGTCGGAGCTCGTCGCGCGGGTGGACCGGGGCGAGCTGACCGTCGACGTCGCCGAGCGCGTCGCACTGGCCGAGCTGGCACCGGTCCACGCCCGCGCGGCGGCGGGAACCCTGCCGGGCAAGGTCGTGGTCCTGCCGACCCCGGCCTGA
- a CDS encoding sensor histidine kinase translates to MPGDAVTGLLSQGNERVASRFTRPEPHRAFWIALWTVAAAAEFGALAPVLFRHVAFEPVDVVFRLVGGSFAACGLIAWHRRPDNHSGRLMTATGFAFFVSPLLGQLDTPLTRTAALWLPDLWILFFVPLVLTLLTGGRLRTGADRALVGTILVALLVLAPLWLMFSPEEDNLLRIVGEGRLAGVVDTVQRAVFVAVPVATAVVLATRWRTASAPGRRALLPGVAGAVCLLLFALLLVVHLVTGERSQLLLWIAACSIATVPLAFLVGLLRSRLARGGLADLFRGLRTMRPDELQPALARALGDPGLLVAYPLPDHRGHVDGDGVPVTLPAPGGDRSVAVVERDGEQVASLVYDRSLDDDPELVEAIGGAAAIALENAQLHAEAQARLVELRASRERIITAADAERRRIERNLHDGAQQRLVTLALQLSLIGRQIRHDPSDAEQLVTSAAEELARSLEELRELARGIHPAALDQGLEYALDALVLRSAVPTTLIVEPGGRLPEHVEFAAYFVASEALANVAKHAHASAATVRVVRTGPDAVVEITDDGVGGADPTLGSGLRGLTDRVEALGGRLRLSGSADGGTVVTAVLPQRRRARTH, encoded by the coding sequence ATGCCCGGCGACGCGGTCACCGGACTGCTGAGCCAGGGCAACGAACGCGTGGCGAGCCGGTTCACGAGGCCCGAACCGCACCGCGCGTTCTGGATCGCGCTGTGGACCGTCGCCGCGGCCGCCGAGTTCGGGGCGCTCGCGCCGGTGCTGTTCCGCCACGTGGCTTTCGAGCCCGTCGACGTCGTCTTCCGCCTGGTCGGCGGCTCGTTCGCGGCGTGCGGGTTGATCGCCTGGCACCGGCGTCCGGACAACCACAGCGGCCGGTTGATGACCGCGACCGGCTTCGCGTTCTTCGTCAGTCCCCTGTTGGGCCAGCTCGACACGCCACTCACCCGGACGGCCGCGCTGTGGCTGCCCGACCTCTGGATCCTGTTCTTCGTCCCGCTCGTGCTGACGCTCCTGACCGGTGGACGGCTGCGGACCGGGGCGGACCGGGCCCTCGTCGGGACGATCCTCGTCGCGCTGCTGGTCCTCGCCCCGCTGTGGCTGATGTTCTCCCCCGAGGAGGACAACCTCCTCCGGATCGTCGGGGAGGGGCGGCTCGCCGGCGTCGTCGACACCGTTCAGCGCGCCGTGTTCGTCGCGGTCCCGGTCGCCACCGCGGTGGTGCTGGCCACCCGCTGGCGGACGGCGTCCGCACCGGGACGACGCGCCCTGCTCCCGGGCGTGGCCGGGGCGGTGTGCCTGCTGCTCTTCGCGCTGCTGCTGGTCGTGCACCTGGTCACGGGCGAACGATCGCAGCTGCTGCTCTGGATCGCGGCCTGCTCGATCGCGACCGTTCCGCTGGCCTTCCTGGTCGGGCTCCTGCGCTCCCGGCTCGCGCGCGGCGGACTCGCCGACCTGTTCCGCGGGCTCCGGACGATGCGACCGGACGAGCTCCAGCCGGCGCTGGCCAGGGCACTCGGGGACCCCGGACTGCTCGTCGCCTACCCGCTCCCGGACCACCGGGGCCACGTCGACGGCGACGGCGTCCCCGTCACCCTCCCCGCACCGGGGGGCGACCGCTCGGTGGCCGTGGTCGAGCGCGACGGCGAGCAGGTCGCCTCCCTCGTCTACGACAGGTCTCTGGACGACGACCCGGAACTGGTCGAGGCGATCGGCGGGGCGGCCGCCATCGCGCTGGAGAACGCCCAGCTGCACGCCGAGGCACAGGCGCGCCTGGTCGAGCTCCGGGCCTCCCGCGAACGGATCATCACCGCCGCCGACGCCGAACGGCGCCGCATCGAGCGCAACCTGCACGACGGCGCCCAGCAGCGCCTGGTCACCCTCGCCCTGCAGCTCTCGCTCATCGGCCGGCAGATCCGCCACGACCCGAGCGACGCCGAGCAGCTCGTCACCTCCGCCGCCGAGGAACTGGCCCGGTCCCTGGAGGAGCTGCGGGAGCTCGCCCGCGGCATCCACCCCGCCGCTCTCGACCAGGGCCTGGAGTACGCCCTCGACGCTCTGGTCCTGCGCTCGGCGGTACCGACGACCCTGATCGTCGAGCCCGGCGGCCGCCTGCCCGAGCACGTCGAGTTCGCCGCGTACTTCGTCGCGTCGGAGGCGTTGGCCAACGTCGCGAAGCACGCGCACGCGAGCGCCGCCACCGTCCGCGTCGTGCGGACCGGACCGGATGCCGTCGTCGAGATCACCGATGACGGTGTCGGCGGTGCGGACCCGACGCTCGGGTCGGGGCTGCGCGGATTGACCGACCGCGTCGAGGCGCTCGGCGGGCGGCTGCGGTTGTCCGGCTCGGCAGACGGCGGAACCGTCGTCACCGCAGTGCTCCCACAGCGGCGACGAGCGCGCACGCACTGA
- a CDS encoding CPBP family intramembrane glutamic endopeptidase: protein MSSIVTWTRQHRLVAFFGLAFAVSWWVWPFHALGLAPTAFFPCGPLVAALVVIGVTEGRPGYRTLGARMVRWRVGRRWWAVAIGTPLAVLAVAAAANVVVWGAPAPVPADMAWGALAVGLAVRFVNPLDGPLGEEPGWRGYALPQLQTTRSPLVAGLVLGGFAALWHLPLVVTGQLAANGLVVTFAITLVYVWLFNRTGGSVLMTMVFHIAQGLGHAALGFAGADAARMDLLTGALWCAIAVGVIVLDRGAWRVAPVSAVAEPPAEPVLR, encoded by the coding sequence ATGTCATCGATCGTCACGTGGACCCGTCAGCACCGGCTGGTCGCCTTCTTCGGTCTCGCCTTCGCCGTGTCGTGGTGGGTGTGGCCGTTCCACGCCCTCGGTCTCGCGCCGACGGCGTTCTTCCCGTGCGGGCCGCTCGTGGCCGCGCTCGTCGTCATCGGTGTCACCGAGGGCCGGCCGGGCTACCGGACGCTCGGCGCCCGGATGGTCCGCTGGCGGGTCGGCCGGCGCTGGTGGGCGGTGGCGATCGGCACACCGCTCGCAGTGCTGGCCGTGGCCGCAGCCGCGAACGTCGTGGTCTGGGGGGCTCCCGCTCCGGTGCCGGCCGACATGGCGTGGGGAGCTCTGGCGGTCGGCCTCGCCGTCCGGTTCGTCAACCCGCTCGACGGCCCGCTCGGTGAGGAGCCGGGCTGGCGCGGCTACGCCCTCCCGCAGCTGCAGACCACCCGGTCGCCGCTGGTCGCCGGCCTGGTCCTGGGCGGGTTCGCCGCGCTGTGGCACCTCCCCCTGGTCGTCACGGGGCAGCTCGCCGCGAACGGGCTGGTCGTGACGTTCGCGATCACGCTGGTCTACGTGTGGCTGTTCAACCGCACGGGCGGCAGCGTCCTGATGACGATGGTGTTCCACATCGCCCAGGGCCTCGGGCACGCCGCTCTGGGGTTCGCCGGGGCCGACGCGGCGCGGATGGACCTGCTCACCGGCGCCCTCTGGTGCGCCATCGCGGTCGGGGTGATCGTGCTGGACCGGGGGGCGTGGCGGGTCGCACCCGTGTCGGCGGTGGCGGAACCGCCGGCGGAACCCGTCCTGCGCTGA
- a CDS encoding alpha/beta fold hydrolase → MTGDAGTGGVPAGFRRETRTVDGAGTTALVGGDGPPLVLLHGWPQTSRAWRRVAPALAAAGYTVVAPDLPGLGGSDPLPAGYGKDAVAGALRTLVHDLVGAGPVRVVGHDIGGMVAFAWARTHPDEVARLVVVDTGLPGLGLERAMDVARGGRWHHGFFMTPDVPAMLVAGTEDEFFTWWFGRLAGDRDAFPPAEVAATTAAYRGRAALDRGFGHYRALLDDGRATAAWLDGGGRLPMPVAAVGGGLSLGERVAQDLAPAAPDLRAIVVDGAGHFVAEEQPDSFVEQLVPFLADRAAGATRP, encoded by the coding sequence GTGACAGGCGACGCCGGGACGGGCGGCGTCCCCGCCGGGTTCCGGCGGGAGACGCGCACCGTCGACGGCGCGGGCACCACCGCGCTCGTCGGCGGGGACGGGCCGCCGCTGGTCCTCCTGCACGGCTGGCCCCAGACCTCGCGGGCCTGGCGGCGGGTCGCCCCGGCGCTCGCCGCGGCCGGGTACACGGTGGTCGCGCCCGACCTGCCGGGCCTGGGCGGGTCCGACCCGCTGCCGGCGGGGTACGGCAAGGACGCGGTGGCCGGAGCGCTCCGGACCCTGGTGCACGACCTGGTCGGTGCGGGCCCGGTGCGGGTGGTCGGGCACGACATCGGCGGGATGGTCGCGTTCGCGTGGGCGCGCACCCACCCCGACGAGGTGGCGCGGCTCGTCGTCGTCGACACCGGGCTGCCCGGTCTGGGCCTGGAGCGCGCGATGGACGTCGCGCGCGGCGGACGCTGGCACCACGGGTTCTTCATGACCCCGGACGTGCCGGCGATGCTCGTCGCCGGCACCGAGGACGAGTTCTTCACCTGGTGGTTCGGCCGGCTCGCCGGCGACCGGGATGCCTTCCCGCCGGCCGAGGTCGCCGCGACGACGGCCGCCTACCGCGGCCGCGCCGCGCTGGACCGCGGCTTCGGCCACTACCGCGCGCTGCTCGACGACGGCCGCGCCACCGCGGCCTGGCTCGACGGCGGCGGGCGGCTGCCGATGCCGGTCGCCGCCGTCGGGGGAGGGCTCTCGCTCGGCGAGCGCGTCGCGCAGGACCTCGCCCCCGCCGCGCCCGACCTGCGGGCGATCGTCGTCGACGGGGCGGGGCACTTCGTCGCCGAGGAGCAGCCCGACTCCTTCGTCGAGCAGCTCGTCCCGTTCCTGGCCGACCGAGCGGCCGGCGCTACCCGCCCGTGA
- a CDS encoding epoxide hydrolase family protein, translating into MTNTEVRPFRVEVTAAELDDLMDRLARTRLPQPAPGDDWSYGTPNSYLRDAVERWRTGYDWAAQQERINAVPHFTTEVDGQLVHFVHVRSPHAGATPLLLAHTYPGSSVDYLDLVDLLTDPVAHGGRAEDAFDVVIPDAPGYGFSQPVTEAGWDTARIARAYDQLMRRLGYTRYGVHGSDHGAMVARELGLLAPEGFLGLHVLQLFSFPSGDPSEFERLEPQDYAGLEHMQWFQSVGGYNTMNASRPQTVAVGLSDSPVALLAYSELFNSFGNGTSLVPLDAILTEVTVNWFANAAAGMSRSYLENARAEGEPRVNAAPTGVAVFADDFQTIRVFAERDNSAIVHWSRFERGGHFAALEVPDVLAGDIRAFFAGLR; encoded by the coding sequence ATGACGAACACCGAGGTCCGCCCCTTCCGCGTCGAGGTCACCGCCGCCGAGCTGGACGACCTGATGGACCGGCTTGCCCGCACCCGCCTGCCGCAGCCCGCGCCCGGCGACGACTGGAGCTACGGCACCCCGAACAGCTACCTGCGCGACGCCGTCGAGCGCTGGCGCACCGGCTACGACTGGGCGGCGCAGCAGGAGCGCATCAACGCCGTGCCGCACTTCACGACCGAGGTCGACGGGCAGCTCGTCCACTTCGTCCACGTGCGCTCCCCGCACGCCGGCGCGACGCCGCTCCTGCTGGCCCACACCTACCCCGGCTCGTCGGTCGACTACCTCGACCTGGTCGACCTGCTCACCGACCCGGTGGCGCACGGCGGCCGCGCCGAGGACGCCTTCGACGTCGTGATCCCCGACGCCCCCGGCTACGGCTTCTCCCAGCCCGTCACCGAGGCCGGGTGGGACACCGCGCGGATCGCCCGCGCCTACGACCAGCTCATGCGGCGCCTGGGCTACACCCGCTACGGCGTCCACGGCTCGGACCACGGGGCGATGGTGGCCAGGGAGCTCGGCCTGCTGGCGCCCGAGGGCTTCCTCGGCCTGCACGTGCTGCAGCTCTTCTCGTTCCCGTCCGGCGACCCCAGCGAGTTCGAGCGCCTGGAGCCCCAGGACTACGCGGGCCTCGAGCACATGCAGTGGTTCCAGTCGGTGGGCGGCTACAACACGATGAACGCGAGCCGGCCCCAGACCGTCGCGGTCGGGCTCAGCGACTCCCCGGTCGCCCTGCTCGCCTACAGCGAGCTGTTCAACTCCTTCGGCAACGGCACCTCGCTCGTGCCGCTCGACGCGATCCTCACCGAGGTCACGGTGAACTGGTTCGCCAACGCGGCGGCGGGCATGAGCCGCAGCTACCTGGAGAACGCCCGCGCCGAGGGCGAGCCGCGGGTGAACGCCGCACCCACGGGCGTCGCCGTCTTCGCCGACGACTTCCAGACGATCCGGGTGTTCGCCGAGCGGGACAACTCCGCCATCGTGCACTGGAGCCGGTTCGAGCGCGGCGGCCACTTCGCCGCGCTGGAGGTGCCCGACGTCCTCGCCGGCGACATCCGCGCCTTCTTCGCCGGGCTGCGCTGA
- a CDS encoding response regulator transcription factor: MRVVVADDAVLFREGLSRVLTEAGFDVVARVGDAQALLDAVRDDPPDCAVVDIRMPPTHTTEGLDAARALATSHPSTGVLVLSAHVEPHYALQLIEDGARGAGYLLKERVSDLDELTEAVRRVAAGGLVIDPSVVAELVGRRRARNPLDDLTHRERDVLALMAEGRSNQAVCERLHLSPKTVEAYVRGVFTKLGLHQDADDNRRVLAVLAHLRG; encoded by the coding sequence ATGCGGGTGGTCGTGGCCGACGATGCGGTGCTGTTCCGCGAGGGGCTGTCCCGCGTGCTGACCGAGGCCGGGTTCGACGTCGTCGCCCGCGTCGGCGACGCACAGGCGCTGCTCGACGCGGTGCGCGACGACCCGCCCGACTGCGCCGTCGTCGACATCCGGATGCCCCCGACCCACACCACCGAGGGACTCGACGCCGCCCGCGCGCTGGCGACGAGCCACCCGTCGACGGGGGTGCTGGTGCTCTCCGCGCACGTCGAGCCGCACTACGCGCTGCAGTTGATCGAGGACGGCGCCCGGGGTGCCGGCTACCTCCTCAAGGAGCGCGTCTCCGACCTCGACGAGCTCACCGAGGCCGTCCGGAGGGTGGCGGCGGGAGGGCTCGTGATCGACCCGTCCGTGGTGGCCGAGCTCGTCGGGCGGAGGAGGGCCCGCAACCCGCTCGACGACCTGACCCACCGGGAACGCGACGTGCTGGCGCTGATGGCCGAGGGTCGGTCGAACCAGGCGGTGTGCGAGCGGCTGCACCTCAGCCCGAAGACGGTCGAGGCCTACGTGCGCGGGGTGTTCACGAAGCTGGGCCTGCACCAGGACGCCGACGACAACCGGCGCGTCCTCGCGGTGCTGGCCCACCTGCGCGGCTGA